The genomic DNA TGTCAGAACCAGTCGTCAGAACCAGCCACGAAAACGTCGTCAGAACCGTCGTCAGAACCGTCGTCAGAACCGTAACCCGGAACCGGTCGTCAGAACCAGTCGTCAGAACCAGCCACGAAAAGGGTGTCAGAACCAGTCGTCAGAACCAACAACGAAAACATCGTCAGAACCAGTCGTCAGAACCAGTCGTCAGAACCAGCCACAAAAAGGGTGTCAGAACCAGTCGTCAGAACCAGTCGTCAGAACCAGTCACGTCGTCATGAAGATTTCATGATGTCGTAGACTCATTTATGTGGATTGTTTGACAAACTTAATCTACACAGCTGCCTAACAGTCCCCCAGGTTTGATGTCTTGCCAAGTGGGCtgtcctaaccctaaccactcCACTTTGATGCCTTACCCCAACCGTAGATTCATTTATGAGCATTCTTTGACAAGCTTATTCTACACAGCTGCCTCATAGTCCCCCAGGTTTTATGTCCTGACTAGTGGGCTGTGGGCtgtcctaaccctaaccactttGATGCTTAAACCCAACCGTCTTTGTCCTTGATACGGTCTTACACTACTCATACTCGTGTTCTATGCCCTAATCAAGGTCTCTATTCAACCGCGAAGTCGATGGACGACGTGGGGAGATCTATGGGAATACGCTACACCCTAACCCagagtcagtgtttgttgtattgtttatttattgtcatgagagcaatgttttgtttcttcatgttttttaaataaaggttttaaaaatctaaatctctctcgccctccctcttcttcccctctctcgTTTTTCAAAGACCGTAGTTGTCGTCTGCctgacgctaaccctaacccttttatCCACAAGCTGATTTGTGCGTTTGATTTATATTATCAAAGAAGCagatattttcaatttttttatttttcaaaaggagagTTTCATGTTGATCTTAAATGTAGAAGAGCTCCAATTGGGAAAATCACTGTTGCACTCTAATAATATCTCCTCATGTGAATTAAAGCAATGCAGAGTTTCTCTGTATAAAGTCCAATTCATGTGAAGTTTAGGCAAATCAGTGTATAAATTAATCAGCAGTCAAACAATTTCACAAATCTGATCAGCTGAAGATTTGCATTAAGAAGAGACTTAAACAGTTCCGTCACGTCACAGGTTTGATTCCCACTCAGTTAACACtgactgatgacatcacagtcacaccttGGTACTGGGCAGGTGGAGGTCAGgagcttcctcttctctttctttcacctcCTCGGGCAGCTGCGGTGGGTCGGATGCCTGGAAACCTCTGAAGgaggggctgatgggaaagcGTCTGAGCCATCGAGTCCGTCTGACCACACCCATCCCCAAGGGAAGAtcataggaggaggaggaggaggaagaggacctCCACTCAACTAAACCTCGCTCCTGTCTGGAGCCTGGGGACACAAATAACATTTGTCACTTATGCTGATGTACTGTGAGAATCTGCACTTACATCCTCATCCAGATCAGAGTAAAGTGCTGTCAGCGCCCCCTCAAGGCTGCAGTGTTAATTACACTCACAATAGTAACTGATTCAAGATTGTAAACTGTTTAATGTTTCGTATTAGACAATACAACCCTAACCCCAGAAATCCTTCTGTGTTCACTTTGCATGTTCCTGCCATGTCAATGTTGGatttctccagcttcctcccacagtcaaagacatgcagctgaagagaattgatgactctaaagtGCCTGTAGGTGTGAACGTGAGTGTGATTGGTCGTATGTCTCTTTGGTTCAGTACTGTGATGGTCTGGAGTCCTGTCCAGgatgaaccctgccttcgcccaatgtcagctgggaccGGCTCCACCCCCCGTGCGACCATGAACAGGATAAGACAGGGGTCACTTATAGGTGCCGTTGTATGCGGACCCAGACTTATAACGATGGACAATTGAGAATTATTGCAGTTTTACAGAGAACTCCTACTTTTACCGGCACAGCTTTTATAGCCTTTACGGaactttttcaaattcaaaacagtGTGTCTCATGTGATTATAAAAAGATGTGAAGCGCCACTTCAAGACAAAGCACAAATATTTCAAGCAAACGTACCAACTCGCATCCGAAATGACGGCACAGAAAAATACACTTAAGAATCCAATATGATCAGAGTCACTGCCCAACAATGATGTTAACGGAGAGGAACAGAGCTGCAACAAATGGTTTCTATAGCAACAGATAAAGTCCCTGCACACAGATTTCTCTTTTTAGAAGAGGATAATtggtaccacacacacagacagagtcaACTGTAAGTGAATCATATTGTATATTTCAGTTACAATTCATTCAAActtgactatatatatatatcacaaataAACAGCCACAGGTGTGTAACTTTCAGTGAGGAATTGGTTTTAGTTTGAGCGAAGAAGGAGCAGTTCTCTTCACTGCCCTGGATAGTGTGGCTTTTATGGTTAACATCACTCACATGAATGAAATTCAATTAAAGCTGCAGGacaattcagttcaattcattttctaaaatgaagTACTTTATATTAAGATGCaaattttgtttgtcatttatttttaaattattgtgaTATTCCGGACCTTTGCATGAGGAAAATTCTCTCTAACTGGACCTCGTTGTATTTTAATTGAATACCCCTGGGATAAGTGATTACAGATAATGGCTGGATGTACAAGCAAGAAACAGAATAAAGAAGCTGTCAGAGaaaatgggttagggttaggagttagtcTCATATCTGTGTGTTCTATAGATTAGCATAAAGTATCTAACGTTTTATCTGGTTtgtttaataacaatacaaaaagttcaaatattgtgtgtgtgtgttacctggtaTTGTGTTGTCGAGACAAAAAGCCAAAAAACCTCCCACAAACATCTCAGTGGACAGAAGAACAGTCAGGATCTGATCCAGCTCTGCAAGACCTGAACACACAAAACTGATCTGTAGGATCTATATCTATGcacatttatgaaatatatcccttttatttgaaaaaactCTTTGATTGAAATTCAGATTCAAATGCTTAAACagtgacaacacacacaaagacagctgtagtgtctctcacacacacacgcacacacacacacgcacacctgtATTAATGGAGTGGGGGTGTGTGTCCAGGTATGTCGGCAGAGTCAGACCGAAGAACATAGAGAATCCCAGAACAAAAAGATTTCTTGACGAGTTCAAATCAACCAGTTGCAGGTTAGAGAGACCGACAGCTGTGATCATACCTGAGAAACATCAACACACCTGGATCAGTAATACCTCAGAAGCACACCTGATCAAAGGTTTATGTTAGCTAATTTTACCTGTGACTCACCAAAAAGAGTGCAGAACATTCCTCCAAGGATCGGATCTGGCAGGGACGCGAATAGAGCTGTAAACTTCCCAACTGAGCCCAATATTAACATGATACCAGCTCCGTACTGCACCACACGCCTGCTGCCAACCTGTACACAGGGTCAACAATTCAAACATCCGCCCCATGAACTGACTTCAGAGAACACTTTCTTCATTCAGATGTCAGGTATGAGTCCAGGTCTAGGTGGCATGAGTTGTAAATCTTATTTGTATATTTCAGTTACAATTCATTCAAACTTGACTATATCTCACAAATAAACAGCCAAAGGTGTGTAACTTTCAGCGAGGAATTGGTTTTAGTTTGAGGCAAGAAGGAGCGGTTCTCTTCATTGCCCTgtaaaccaaaaccaacaaggAGCCAAGGTCTGAGTTGCAGATGTCTGGAACTAGTGGCAGACACCCTGACTACCAGTTACAGGGTCTGAGGGCTAGCTACAGAAGTCTGCAGTGTACTTCTAAAGATCTGAGAACAATCTGCTAGAAGTCTGCAAACTAGCTCAAGAGGTCTGGAATTTAGCTCTCAAGGTCTGGGGACAAGTTGAAGAGGTGATGGACTAGTTGCAGTGGTGCTTGGTCTAGTTGCAGTGGTCTGAGGACCATCTCCCAAGGTCTGGGAACTACCTGCAGAAGTCTTTGGACTAGTTACAGAGGTGGCGGAGTAATTGCTGAGGTGGCGGACTTGTTGCAGAAGTGGtggactagttgcagaggtgGCGTACTACTTGCAGAGGTGGCGGACAAGGTGCAGAGGTGGCGGACTACTTGCGGAGGGGGGGAATAGTTGCAGAAGTGGCGTACTTCTTGCGGAGAAGggggactagttgcagaggtgGGGGACTAGTTGCAGGGGTGGCAGACTACTTGCAGAGGTGggggactagttgcagaggtgGGGGACTAGTTGCAGGGGTGGCGTACTACTTGCAGACGTGTGGGGATAACTTGCAAAGATTGGAGGACTAGTTGCAAAAGGTCAAGGGACCCTGATCCTTATGATCAGAGACATCAGATAAAAACCAACCAGTCTCTACTTAAACACTTTTGGTCCAGAACCAGTACATGTctaccaaacaaacaaagcccTCACAGGTGGGTGTGGCCTCAGTTACCTTGGTGATGCCCAGAACGCCTATATTTGGACTGGAGGAGGTGGATCCGTTTCCTGTCCCTAAAAGACCAGCAATGATGCAGCAAACGCCTTCAATGAAAATTcccctgaaacaaacaaaaacaatcaaccaCCTGCGGGAGGAGTCTACCAGGTAAGACAAcattacttcctgtttacttcctgtcttaCCTATTGATGGCGTGGACTGGAGGGGGTGTGGCTCCAGACAAACGAGCACAGGCGTAATAATCACCAATCGATTCCACGATGCCCGCCATGATAGCACTCAGCATCCCCAACACCCCAGCAACTGTTACCACTGGCAACCCCCACTGGCCTATCACAGACCAGAGGGAGCAGAGACAAGGGGTTGGATTATTCTGATCGAAATTCATCCACTGTCATCGTCTACGACTTCAAAGAGGTTGAACTACCTTTGATCTCTTTCTTATTGACCACTTTTGTCTGATTTAAATGAACGCTGTGAagcctgtgattggctggtttcAGGTTTCTTACAGGGGTAGGGTACTCTGAACCAGGGGGATGAAGCCATGATGTCACCACGAGCGTCAGTCCGGGCCTTGTGTCCGTAGCGATCAGGGTTGCTCGGCAACAGGTTGGTCAACGTGAGAATGTAGCAAACGAGCCAGACCAACATGATGGCGAGGATTATCTGAGAGACGTCAGAGGGAAAGAAACTGAAAATACCTTTTTGTATCTTGAAGttcagaaaataaagagaacTAACATCTGAGGGACTGACATGatctgacatttttatatttcttatttacaggaaacattttgaagatCTGGACTCTGGTGGAGGTCAGCCCTTTCTCCCTGCTATAAACAGGAACAGGAAAAGAAGTCCCTCTCAGGTACTGAGCAAAAAGCACTATGAGAAAAATGCAcctacagagacacagagagaggcagtTAGAGATAGAGGAAGACAGCTGTCTACACTCTGAATGGAGGACAAGTAGAAGGACATGGGTGTGTTGTTTGCAGAACAGGACAGGTTCCACCTCTAACCCCACATGTGATGTGGGGCAGACTCTGCTCTGTGCTTCCTCGTTTCAATGACGAGGTATTTTGATTTTGTGGTGTTCAGTGTCAGTTTCTGAACCTCCTCTCTAAGCCGACTGGTCTCCTCCTGAGATCAGTCCAACCGTTGTGGTGTCGTCCCCAACTTTGATGATGGGGTTGTTCGTGTGGACAGAGAGGTGAACAGACAggcggacagacagacagacaggtgaacagacaggtaaacagacaggtggacaggcaGGTGTCTCACAGTGCTGACAGGCCCCAGTGAGACCCAGCTCTGTCTCCAGCTGTGGTGAAGACAGACAGGCCGATCAGCGAGACAGTTGGAGTGATGGTGAGCGGGCCGATGTACTCCAGAAGCAAACCTGGCAACCCGCACAGACCAATCAGAAGCTCCACAGCACTGGACACGATGATGGCCCCCTGGATCTaaaacacagagacatacaAACACGGATGAACAGACAtctgtgtttgatttgaattcACATTAAGCGGCACCAGCTGAACTCTGAGGAACTACAGATGGACACTTCTCAGTGTCAgtggaataata from Anoplopoma fimbria isolate UVic2021 breed Golden Eagle Sablefish chromosome 24, Afim_UVic_2022, whole genome shotgun sequence includes the following:
- the slc23a1 gene encoding solute carrier family 23 member 1, translated to MKIRSNHDMKSGGNLAEERSHEADRVNLPKEGKGMKQPIGAQGERTDMIYTIEDVPPWYLCILLGLQHYLTCFSGTVAVPFLLAEAMCVGRDQNTISLLVGTIFTTVGITTLIQTTIGVRLPLFQASAFAFLIPAQAILGLERWRCPSEEEIYGNWSLPLNTSHIWQPRIREIQGAIIVSSAVELLIGLCGLPGLLLEYIGPLTITPTVSLIGLSVFTTAGDRAGSHWGLSALCIFLIVLFAQYLRGTSFPVPVYSREKGLTSTRVQIFKMFPIILAIMLVWLVCYILTLTNLLPSNPDRYGHKARTDARGDIMASSPWFRVPYPCQWGLPVVTVAGVLGMLSAIMAGIVESIGDYYACARLSGATPPPVHAINRGIFIEGVCCIIAGLLGTGNGSTSSSPNIGVLGITKVGSRRVVQYGAGIMLILGSVGKFTALFASLPDPILGGMFCTLFGMITAVGLSNLQLVDLNSSRNLFVLGFSMFFGLTLPTYLDTHPHSINTGLAELDQILTVLLSTEMFVGGFLAFCLDNTIPGSRQERGLVEWRSSSSSSSSYDLPLGMGVVRRTRWLRRFPISPSFRGFQASDPPQLPEEVKEREEEAPDLHLPSTKV